One genomic segment of Desulfovibrio aminophilus includes these proteins:
- the dsrO gene encoding sulfate reduction electron transfer complex DsrMKJOP subunit DsrO encodes MNQSRRHFLKFAGLTAVGLCAGASGVLASSGGGSPVKPNKETLHATQWAMVIDTRKLNTDEAIAPLAAACHALHNVPDVPNKQNVKWLWSASMEEAFPDFPNKYQSPEVEHRRVMLLCNHCENPPCVRVCPTKATFKRPDGIVTMDYHRCIGCRYCMAGCPFGARSFNFGEPREHLDLTKLNKEYPTRMRGVVEKCTFCVERLEVGKLPACVEASNGAVHFGDLSDENSPARKALRENYTIRRKPSLGTEPSVYYII; translated from the coding sequence ATGAACCAGAGCAGAAGACACTTCCTCAAGTTCGCGGGTCTGACCGCGGTGGGGCTGTGCGCTGGCGCCTCCGGCGTGCTCGCCTCCTCGGGCGGCGGCTCTCCGGTCAAGCCCAACAAGGAGACCCTGCACGCCACGCAGTGGGCCATGGTCATCGACACCCGCAAGCTGAACACGGACGAGGCCATCGCTCCCCTGGCCGCGGCCTGCCACGCCCTGCACAACGTGCCCGACGTGCCGAACAAGCAGAACGTGAAGTGGCTCTGGTCCGCCTCCATGGAGGAAGCCTTCCCGGACTTCCCCAACAAGTATCAGAGCCCCGAGGTGGAGCACCGGCGCGTCATGCTTCTGTGCAACCACTGCGAGAACCCGCCCTGCGTCCGGGTCTGCCCCACCAAGGCCACCTTCAAGCGGCCCGACGGCATCGTGACCATGGACTACCACCGCTGCATCGGCTGCCGCTACTGCATGGCGGGCTGCCCCTTCGGCGCGCGCAGCTTCAACTTCGGCGAGCCCAGGGAGCACCTGGACCTGACGAAGCTGAACAAGGAATACCCCACGCGCATGCGCGGCGTGGTCGAGAAGTGCACGTTCTGCGTCGAGCGCCTGGAAGTGGGCAAGCTGCCCGCCTGCGTCGAGGCCTCGAACGGGGCCGTCCACTTCGGCGACCTGTCCGACGAGAACTCCCCGGCCCGCAAGGCGCTCCGGGAGAACTACACCATCCGCCGCAAACCGTCCCTCGGCACCGAGCCGAGCGTGTACTACATCATTTAG
- the dsrJ gene encoding sulfate reduction electron transfer complex DsrMKJOP subunit DsrJ, producing MYNGGSILAGLVVFLGLVTIPLWFNAGVKAYTQPQVKLPAKEKECIESKEFMRKEHMELLNQWRDWALRDGKRTYVNAKGKEFTISLQNTCMKCHDNKAEFCDKCHNDQAVSPYCWDCHTQPEGLKK from the coding sequence CTGTACAACGGCGGGAGCATCCTGGCCGGCCTGGTCGTCTTCCTGGGCCTGGTCACCATCCCCCTCTGGTTCAACGCCGGCGTCAAGGCCTACACCCAGCCCCAGGTGAAGCTGCCGGCCAAGGAAAAGGAATGCATCGAGTCCAAGGAGTTCATGCGCAAGGAGCACATGGAGCTGCTCAACCAGTGGCGCGACTGGGCCCTGCGTGACGGCAAGCGCACCTACGTGAACGCCAAGGGCAAGGAATTCACCATCAGCCTGCAGAACACCTGCATGAAGTGCCACGACAACAAGGCCGAGTTCTGCGACAAGTGCCACAACGATCAGGCGGTCTCCCCCTACTGCTGGGACTGCCATACTCAGCCGGAGGGGTTGAAGAAATGA
- the dsrK gene encoding sulfate reduction electron transfer complex DsrMKJOP subunit DsrK: MAKFSKKPIELLQSIDYTPPRTDWMSTPNNFADGRWAYPGKPEKIEYLMHEMPGNFANPREWSPGDVDWKLPSNWKEIVHEGFKERLNKYRSLKVFMDVCVRCGACADKCHFFIGSGDPKNMPVLRAELMRSVYRKDFTLAGKILGKLTGARVMEEDVLKEWFLYFYQCTECRRCSLFCPYGIDTAEVTMMARELLHLCGININWIMEPVANCNRTGNHLGIQPHAFKDIVDFMLDDIETITGKRVKCPLNEKGHEVIFITPSGDVFADPGIYTFMGYLMLFDAIGLDFTMSTYASEGGNFGLFTSADMMKKLNAKMYAEANRLGAKWILGGECGHMWRVINQYMDTMNGYLQGPQMRTPVNPITGTVFNNAKQTKMVHIAEFTADLIKHGKLNLDKTRNDYIRATFHDSCNPARAMGMLDEPRYVLKNVCNHFYEMPENTIREQTFCCAGGSGLNTDEIMEIRLRGGLPRGNALRYVQEKHGVNTMACVCAIDRATLIPLADYWAPGVRISGLHEMVANALILDGESERTMNLRQEEFEELFAQEEE, from the coding sequence ATGGCCAAGTTCTCCAAGAAACCGATTGAGTTGTTGCAGAGCATCGACTACACGCCGCCGCGCACGGACTGGATGTCCACGCCCAACAACTTCGCCGATGGCCGCTGGGCCTACCCGGGCAAGCCCGAGAAGATCGAGTATCTCATGCACGAGATGCCGGGCAACTTCGCCAATCCGCGCGAATGGAGCCCCGGCGACGTGGACTGGAAGCTGCCCTCCAACTGGAAGGAGATCGTCCACGAGGGCTTCAAGGAGCGCCTGAACAAGTACCGCTCCCTGAAGGTCTTCATGGACGTCTGCGTGCGCTGCGGCGCCTGCGCCGACAAGTGCCACTTCTTCATCGGCTCCGGCGACCCGAAGAACATGCCCGTGCTGCGCGCGGAGCTGATGCGCTCGGTCTACCGCAAGGACTTCACCCTGGCGGGCAAGATCCTCGGCAAGCTCACCGGCGCCCGGGTCATGGAAGAGGACGTGCTCAAGGAGTGGTTCCTCTACTTCTATCAGTGCACCGAGTGCCGCCGCTGCTCGCTCTTCTGCCCCTACGGCATCGACACGGCGGAAGTGACCATGATGGCCCGCGAGCTCCTGCACCTTTGCGGCATCAACATCAACTGGATCATGGAGCCGGTGGCCAACTGCAACCGCACCGGCAACCACCTCGGCATCCAGCCCCACGCCTTCAAGGACATCGTCGACTTCATGCTCGACGACATCGAGACCATCACCGGCAAGCGCGTGAAGTGCCCGCTGAACGAGAAGGGTCATGAGGTCATCTTCATCACCCCCTCGGGCGACGTGTTCGCCGACCCGGGCATCTACACCTTCATGGGCTACCTGATGCTCTTCGACGCCATCGGGCTCGACTTCACCATGAGCACGTACGCCTCCGAGGGCGGCAACTTCGGCCTGTTCACCAGCGCCGACATGATGAAGAAGCTCAACGCCAAGATGTACGCCGAGGCCAACCGCCTGGGCGCCAAGTGGATCCTCGGCGGCGAGTGCGGCCACATGTGGCGCGTGATCAACCAGTACATGGACACCATGAACGGCTACCTGCAGGGCCCCCAGATGCGCACCCCGGTGAACCCGATCACCGGCACGGTGTTCAACAACGCCAAGCAGACCAAGATGGTGCACATCGCCGAGTTCACCGCCGACCTCATCAAGCACGGCAAGCTGAACCTGGACAAGACGCGCAACGACTACATCCGGGCCACCTTCCACGACTCCTGCAACCCGGCCCGGGCCATGGGCATGCTGGACGAGCCCCGCTACGTGCTGAAGAACGTCTGCAACCACTTCTACGAGATGCCCGAGAACACCATCCGCGAGCAGACCTTCTGCTGCGCGGGCGGTTCGGGCCTGAACACCGACGAGATCATGGAAATCCGCCTGCGCGGCGGCCTGCCGAGAGGCAACGCGCTGCGCTACGTGCAGGAGAAGCACGGGGTGAACACCATGGCCTGCGTCTGCGCCATCGACCGCGCCACCCTGATCCCCCTGGCCGACTACTGGGCCCCGGGCGTGCGCATCTCCGGCCTGCATGAGATGGTGGCCAACGCCCTCATCCTGGACGGCGAGAGCGAGCGGACCATGAACCTCCGCCAGGAGGAATTCGAGGAACTGTTTGCCCAGGAGGAGGAATAA
- the dsrM gene encoding sulfate reduction electron transfer complex DsrMKJOP subunit DsrM has translation MNALYSLVFVFALVLIPLIGVGAAKLNVFFGICIPSTALLVFVAGFVCKVYGWARRPVPFRIPTTGGQQEPYDPTLFKQNKWDNPSTGPQTFMRMLLEVLCFRSLFRNTSLKLDVKNNVVAYASAKWLWLFAIFFHYSFFIIVARHMRLFLASVPMPIEWLEFGDGIMQIGVPRMYMSDVLILVGLLFLLGRRLADAKIRYISLVNDFFPLFLLLGISLSGIYMRYFAKVDVMAIKELVVSALQFQFKVPAGIDNSFFVHLFLVSVLLAYFPFSKLMHLGGVFLSPTRNLPNDTRMKHHENPWNDKGIMPHSYEHYEDDFREPMYEAGLPLEKLPEGAEEEAKA, from the coding sequence ATGAATGCATTGTACTCGCTGGTTTTCGTCTTTGCCTTGGTGCTGATCCCGTTGATCGGGGTCGGGGCGGCAAAGCTGAACGTCTTCTTCGGCATTTGCATCCCCTCGACGGCGCTCCTCGTCTTCGTGGCGGGGTTCGTCTGCAAGGTGTATGGCTGGGCCCGACGCCCGGTGCCGTTCCGCATCCCCACCACCGGCGGCCAGCAGGAACCCTATGACCCCACGCTGTTCAAGCAGAACAAGTGGGACAACCCCTCCACGGGCCCGCAGACGTTCATGCGCATGCTCCTGGAGGTGCTCTGCTTCCGCTCGCTGTTCCGCAACACGTCCCTGAAGCTGGACGTGAAGAACAACGTGGTGGCCTACGCCTCGGCCAAATGGCTGTGGCTGTTCGCGATCTTCTTCCACTACTCCTTCTTCATCATCGTGGCCCGGCACATGCGCCTCTTTCTGGCCAGCGTGCCCATGCCCATCGAGTGGCTGGAGTTCGGCGACGGCATCATGCAGATCGGCGTGCCCCGGATGTACATGTCCGACGTGCTGATCCTGGTCGGCCTGCTCTTCCTCCTGGGCCGCCGCCTGGCCGACGCGAAGATCCGCTACATCTCCCTGGTCAACGACTTCTTCCCGCTGTTCCTGCTCCTGGGCATCTCGCTCTCCGGCATCTACATGCGCTACTTCGCCAAGGTGGACGTCATGGCCATCAAGGAGCTGGTGGTCAGCGCGCTGCAGTTCCAGTTCAAGGTCCCGGCGGGCATCGACAACAGCTTCTTCGTCCACCTCTTCCTGGTGAGCGTGCTGCTGGCGTACTTCCCCTTCTCCAAGCTCATGCACCTGGGCGGCGTCTTCCTCTCGCCCACGCGCAACCTGCCCAACGACACGCGCATGAAGCACCATGAGAATCCCTGGAACGACAAGGGGATCATGCCGCACAGCTACGAGCACTACGAGGACGACTTCCGCGAGCCCATGTACGAGGCCGGACTGCCCCTGGAGAAGCTGCCCGAGGGCGCCGAGGAAGAGGCCAAGGCTTAA
- a CDS encoding RsbRD N-terminal domain-containing protein, whose amino-acid sequence MPLLEQLAALEEPLVDRWVELIFGTYPAETQKVWKANRDLFENPVGQAIRSTAGEVFSLLLSWEDADALCAALNGLVKIRAVQDFAPSVALSFVFLLKKALREALADDLSDQGRLAELLAFETRVDNMALLAFDVYFRDRQQIYELRVKEIKLAHRNIMRKAGLVLDVSAEEAGKA is encoded by the coding sequence TTGCCCCTCCTGGAGCAGCTGGCCGCTCTGGAGGAGCCGCTGGTGGACCGCTGGGTGGAGCTTATTTTCGGCACCTATCCGGCGGAGACCCAGAAGGTCTGGAAGGCCAACCGGGACCTGTTCGAGAACCCGGTGGGCCAGGCCATCCGCTCCACCGCGGGCGAGGTCTTCTCCCTGCTCCTGTCCTGGGAGGACGCCGACGCCCTCTGCGCCGCGCTGAATGGCCTGGTGAAGATCAGGGCGGTGCAGGATTTCGCGCCGTCGGTGGCCTTGAGCTTCGTTTTCCTGTTGAAGAAGGCCCTGCGCGAGGCCCTGGCCGACGATCTGTCGGACCAGGGGCGGCTGGCCGAGCTTCTGGCCTTCGAGACCCGGGTGGACAACATGGCCCTGCTGGCCTTCGACGTCTACTTCCGGGACCGGCAGCAGATCTACGAGCTGCGGGTGAAGGAGATCAAGCTCGCGCACCGCAACATCATGCGCAAGGCCGGTCTGGTGCTGGACGTTTCGGCCGAAGAGGCCGGCAAGGCATAA
- a CDS encoding periplasmic heavy metal sensor: MRVSPHFFWSSILVLSLVTGLSALGLAWDGKPGPGPGDGPARLDPGKQALLDKLLEEHRKTVQPLLDQLFVKEHELRALERRSKADLPAVRAAAEEIVSLRGQVFEQDEAFRAKVLKETGLRLPPPPPCGRLAPEPI; encoded by the coding sequence ATGCGTGTTTCCCCCCACTTCTTCTGGAGCTCCATCCTCGTCCTTTCCCTGGTCACGGGCCTGTCGGCCCTGGGCCTCGCCTGGGACGGCAAGCCGGGCCCAGGCCCCGGCGACGGCCCGGCCCGACTCGATCCGGGCAAACAGGCCCTGCTCGACAAGCTCCTGGAGGAACACCGCAAGACCGTGCAACCCCTGCTCGACCAGCTCTTCGTCAAGGAGCACGAACTCAGGGCCCTGGAGCGCCGGTCCAAGGCCGACCTCCCGGCCGTGCGCGCCGCGGCCGAGGAGATCGTGAGCCTGCGCGGGCAGGTTTTCGAGCAGGATGAGGCCTTCCGGGCCAAGGTCCTGAAAGAGACCGGGCTGCGCCTGCCCCCGCCCCCGCCGTGCGGACGGCTTGCTCCCGAGCCCATCTGA
- a CDS encoding periplasmic heavy metal sensor, whose protein sequence is MTKTATRSAWYLGLALSMVLGLAAASYAFGGYGHGMGPGYGMMNDYAQLTPEKRAAVDKLFAEHRKAVQPLRDELFIKQAELDAVERQQNPDLNAVRTLAKDITVLRGKLADQRDAFRAKVEKETGIEMGPGRGYGMGYGHGYGHDGYGMGYGRGMGSGGGCGRW, encoded by the coding sequence ATGACCAAGACCGCCACCCGTTCCGCCTGGTACCTGGGACTGGCCCTGAGCATGGTGCTCGGACTCGCCGCCGCTTCCTACGCCTTCGGAGGCTACGGTCACGGCATGGGCCCCGGCTACGGCATGATGAACGACTACGCCCAGCTCACCCCGGAGAAGCGCGCCGCCGTGGACAAGCTTTTCGCCGAGCACCGCAAGGCCGTGCAGCCCCTGCGCGACGAGCTGTTCATCAAGCAGGCCGAGCTGGACGCCGTGGAGCGCCAGCAGAACCCGGACCTGAACGCCGTGCGCACCCTGGCCAAGGACATCACCGTGCTGCGCGGCAAGCTGGCCGACCAGCGTGACGCCTTCCGGGCCAAGGTCGAAAAGGAGACCGGCATCGAGATGGGTCCCGGCCGCGGCTACGGCATGGGTTACGGCCACGGCTACGGCCACGACGGCTACGGCATGGGCTACGGCCGCGGCATGGGTTCCGGCGGCGGCTGCGGCCGCTGGTAG
- a CDS encoding DUF2318 domain-containing protein: MTKRFLFRLAVLMLILGMAGVAHAFFGMFDRGPRMLQPDKGVVRLSLDQFRDGQAHRYALDVAGKTVPFFVIQSRDGVARAAFDACDVCWAERKGYSQDGDFMVCDNCGQRFHTSRINEVKGGCNPAPLERTVDGGDLVIRVADIAAGARYF; the protein is encoded by the coding sequence ATGACCAAGCGCTTCCTCTTCCGCCTCGCCGTGCTGATGCTCATCCTCGGCATGGCCGGCGTGGCCCACGCCTTCTTCGGCATGTTCGACCGGGGCCCGCGCATGCTCCAGCCCGACAAGGGCGTGGTGCGCCTGTCCCTGGACCAGTTCCGCGACGGCCAGGCCCATCGCTACGCCCTGGACGTGGCCGGCAAGACCGTGCCCTTCTTCGTGATCCAGAGCCGCGACGGCGTGGCCCGGGCCGCCTTCGACGCCTGCGACGTCTGCTGGGCCGAGCGCAAGGGCTACTCCCAGGACGGCGACTTCATGGTCTGCGACAACTGCGGCCAGCGCTTCCACACCTCGCGCATCAACGAGGTCAAGGGCGGCTGCAACCCCGCTCCCCTGGAGCGGACCGTGGACGGCGGCGACCTGGTCATCCGGGTCGCGGACATCGCGGCCGGAGCCCGCTACTTCTAG
- a CDS encoding ABC transporter permease has product MNLCTIPLRNLRRKPFKNLLLALVLTLGVAAITALSGVSRVVGESLEKKLTAYGANILVTPRSEKLTVSYGGLALGDMLYGLEYLDEAAAQKAIDGIALRRNVSVVAPKLVVPAESGGTALAVVGVRFDRERLLKGYWSLAGTWPASDSQVLLGSRAAARLGGAAGPLAPGHALRISGRDLTVSGVLAETGGDDDNAAFATLPLAQSLAKMPGKANLLEVAALCAGCPIEDIVAQLAAALPHTEVKALRQVVEQRMYSVHFVKNLALAVSLVILLTACAMVAASMLSSVNERVREIGLLRSLGFSRGAVFSLFSFEALVLGLASGLAGHLLGFSATGPILAALHAEGGTPVFSLAALALTAGSISLVSMLSSLFPAWQASRVDPSQALVSL; this is encoded by the coding sequence ATGAACCTCTGCACCATCCCGCTGCGCAACCTGCGCCGCAAGCCGTTCAAGAACCTGCTCCTGGCCCTGGTCCTGACCCTGGGCGTGGCCGCCATCACGGCCCTGTCCGGCGTCTCCCGGGTGGTCGGCGAGAGCCTGGAAAAGAAGCTCACGGCCTACGGCGCGAACATCCTCGTGACCCCGCGCTCGGAAAAACTCACCGTGAGCTACGGCGGCCTGGCCCTGGGCGACATGCTCTACGGCCTGGAATACCTGGACGAGGCCGCCGCCCAAAAGGCCATCGACGGCATCGCCCTGCGCAGGAACGTGAGCGTGGTCGCGCCCAAGCTCGTGGTCCCGGCTGAGTCCGGCGGCACGGCCCTGGCCGTGGTCGGCGTGCGCTTCGACCGCGAGCGCCTGCTCAAGGGCTACTGGAGCCTGGCCGGAACCTGGCCCGCCTCGGACTCCCAGGTCCTGCTCGGCTCCCGCGCCGCCGCCCGCCTGGGCGGAGCCGCCGGGCCCCTGGCCCCGGGCCACGCGCTGCGCATCTCCGGCCGCGACCTGACCGTGTCCGGCGTGCTGGCCGAAACCGGCGGCGACGACGACAACGCGGCCTTCGCCACCCTGCCCCTGGCCCAGTCCCTGGCCAAGATGCCGGGCAAGGCCAATCTCCTGGAGGTCGCCGCGCTCTGCGCCGGGTGCCCCATCGAGGACATCGTGGCCCAGCTCGCCGCCGCCCTGCCCCACACCGAGGTCAAGGCCCTGCGCCAGGTGGTGGAGCAGCGCATGTACTCCGTGCATTTCGTGAAGAACCTGGCCCTGGCGGTGAGCCTGGTGATCCTGCTCACGGCCTGCGCCATGGTGGCCGCCAGCATGCTCTCCTCGGTGAACGAGCGCGTGCGCGAGATCGGCCTGCTGCGCTCCCTGGGCTTCTCCCGTGGGGCGGTGTTCTCCCTGTTCAGCTTCGAGGCCCTGGTCCTGGGCCTGGCCTCGGGCCTGGCGGGCCACCTGCTCGGCTTCTCGGCCACCGGGCCGATCCTGGCCGCGCTGCACGCCGAGGGCGGGACCCCCGTCTTCAGCCTCGCGGCCCTGGCCCTGACCGCCGGGTCCATCTCCCTGGTGAGCATGCTCTCATCCCTGTTCCCGGCCTGGCAGGCGTCGCGCGTGGACCCCTCCCAGGCCCTGGTTTCCCTCTAG